The Microbacterium sp. W4I20 genome segment TCGCTCACAGGCCGGTCCGGCGGGTCTCGGCCACTTCGATGAGGGTGTCGCGCAGCGCCTCGGCCGCGCCCTGCGTGAGACCGGGGATCTGGACGCCGGTGGTGGCCGCGGCCGTCACCATCTTCAGCTGGCTGATGCCGAAGGCGCGGTCGAGGGGGCCCTGCGTGATGTCGACGAGCTGCATGCGGCCGTACGGCACCGCGATCATGCGCTGCCACAGGATGCCCTTGCGGAACACGATGTCGTCGGCGCGCAGCATGTAGCCGATGGCCTTCGCCTGACGCGGCAGGATGATGAGCGCGATCACCGTGATGAGGAGGATCACTCCGGCGGGGATCCACACCCAGTCCTGCTCGAGGACGATGTTCAGCACGATGGCCACGGCCGCGACGAAGGCGATGAAGATCACGTTCTGCACGACCTGCGAGACCACATACCGCGGCGAGATCTGATGCCAGGTGCCGTCCAGTTCCAGACGCGCCTCGTTCCGCGCCGTGCGCAGCTGCGTGTAGGTGCCCTGGTCGAGGGCGTCGAGATCAACGCCCTCCGCCGGGTTCAGGGGCGCGGTCTCTGGGTTCTGAGTCATCAGGATCCTTCGGCAGGGTGCAGAACTGTTCGGCGACGAGCGCGGCGATCACGAGGATGATCGCGCTCCCGATCAGGGCCAGCATGGCCACAGTCGACCCTACCTGTGGATCGATGGGCCGCGACAGGAGGAACACCAGCAGGCCGACGCCGAAGCCCGCCATGATCGCTCCGAGCAGACTCGACGACCGGGCCAGCGTCGCCGCCCTGAGTGCACGGAACGGATCGATGCGGATGCCGGAGCGCACGCTGCGGCGCACCGGCCACGAGACGCCGAGCGCCGCGGCGGCGATCAGCAGCAGGAGCACGGGGAGCAGCAGCGACGGCGTGAACGTCGCTCGGCCGGTCACGGTGAGCAGGTGGTCGAGCAGGAATCCGGCACCCGCCGCGAGCAGCGCGAGGACGGCCAGCACACCCGCCGACGTGCGTCTCATCCGTCGCCCCGGGCGCGCAGCCGGGCCGCCAGGTCGGCGACCCTGCCGTGTCCTGGGAGTTCGGCATCCGCGTCGAGGTCGAGCCAGGGCTCGAGCACGAACAGCCGCTCGGAGGCGCGCGGATGCGGCAACTGCAGGTTCGGCTCGTCCGATGTGACGTCGCCGTAGGCGATGAGGTCGAGGTCGAGCGTGCGATCGCCCCAGCGCTCCCGGCGTTCGCGACCGTTCTCGTCTTCGATGGCGTGCAGCATCCCGAGCAGGATCGCGGGCGCGAGTCTCGTGGTCACCAGTGCGACGGCGTTCACGTATGTGGGCGCCTCGGGGTCGGGGCCGTCCACGCGCAGCGCGACGGTGTCGAAGAGACGGGACAGGCGCACATCGCTGACCAGAGGCAGTCGCGCGATCCGCTCGGCGGCGGCCCGGATCGTCGTGTGGCGCTCTCCGAGGTTCGCACCGAGCGCGACGACCGCCCGGGTCTCGGGGCGGCCGGCGCTCCGGTTCCCGTGATCGAGCGGGATGGCGAGATTGCGGCTCATGTGGTGATGTCCTCCAGCCCGACGGGCGACTGCGTGCGATGCACGGTGACGGCCACGTCGGCGAAGGTGAGCGGGATGGGGGCATGCGGCTTGTGCACGGTCACCGTGACGTTCTGCACCCGACGGTCGTCGAGCGCGACCCCGGCGATCCGCTCGGCGAGCGTCTCGATGAGGTTGACCGGCTCACCCGCGACGACGGCCGCCACCTTCTCGGCCAGTTCGCCGTAGTGCACCGTGTCGTTCACCTCGTCGGATGCTGCCGCCTGATCGAGCGACAGTCGCAGGCGGAGATCGATCGAGAACTCCTGCCCCTCCTCCCGCTCCTGCTCGTACACGCCGTGGCGGCCGAACACGGTCAGACCAGTGAGGACGATCTCATCGAGGGAATCCATGCCCCTAGCGTACGGGGGCGGTTCCGGACACGCCCTCAGCCTTCCCACGCGTGGGCGATCGCGAGTGCATCGCGGGTGGATGCGACGTCGTGCACGCGCACCGCCCACACCCCGACCCGTGCGGCGAGCGCGCTCGTGACGGCGGTGGCCAGGTCGCGGCGCTCTTCCGACACCTCAACGTCGCCGGATGCGCCGTGTCGCAGCGTCTCCGCGAGGAACCGCTTGCGCGAGGTGCCGATCAGCACCCGGGGCCCGAGGGCCACGATCTCGTCGAGCCCTCGCAGCACGTCCCAGTTCTGAGCTCCCGCTTTGGCGAAGCCGATGCCCGGGTCGACGATGAGGCGGGAGGGCGCGATTCCGGATGCCGCGGCTTCGCCGATCCGCTCCTGCAGTTCGCCGGCCACCTCCCGGGCCACGCGCCGGTACTCGGCGTTCGCATACATGTCGGCGGAGAAGCCCCGCCAGTGCCCGACCGCGAAGTCGGCTCCGGACTCCGCGACCGCCGCCCGCATCTCGGGGTCGGCGAGGCCGCCCGAGACGTCGTTCACGATCCGGGCGCCCGCGCGTACGGCCGCCACGGCCGTGGCCGCGTTCAGGGTGTCGATGCTCACCGGCACCCCGGCGGCGGCGAGCTGCTCGATGACCGGGATCACCCGCTGCTGCTCGACCTCGGTGTCGACGCGCTCGGCGCCCGGCCTGGTCGACTCTCCGCCGACGTCGAGCACGGTGGCCCCATCGGCGCGCAGCTGCAGACCGCGCGCCACGGCACGATCGACGTCGAGGTAGCGCCCGCCGTCGCTGAACGAATCGGGCGTCACGTTGACGATGCCCCAGATCGCGGTCATGCGGGCAGTCTTCGCTCGAAACCAGGGGTCCCTGAGCTTGTCGAAGGGCCGATCAGCGTGATGAGCTCCGCGCGTGCGGCAGCATCCGTGTACTCGCCCCGTGCGGCGATCGTGAGCGTCGACGCCTCCGGCTGACGACCGCCCCGCATGGTCACGCACCCGTGGCTCGCGTCGAGCACGACGAGCACTCCGCGGGTGTCGAGGTGCTCCGCGATGGTGTCCGCGATCTGTTCGCCGAGCCGCTCCTGCACCTGCGGCCGGGCGGCGAGGATCTCGACGACGCGCACCAGCGCACCCAATCCGACCACCTGCTCCCCCGGCAGGTAGGCGATGTGGGCGTGGCCGGCGAAGGGCAGCAGATGGTGTTCGCACACCGAGCGGAAAACGGATGTCGCGCAGCAGCACGGCCCCGGAGGGCAGGGTGTCCGGCGCCGGACCGCGCGTCACGCTGATCGTGCGCTGCAGCGGCTCCGCAGCATCCGCACCCACCCCGCCGAAGAATTCCGAGTACAGCTCGGCCATCCGGGCGGGGGTCTGCTTCAGTCCGGGCCGGTCAGGGTCTTCGCCGATCGCCTCGAGCAGTTCCCGGGTGAGCCGTTCGACGCGCCGACTGTCGACGGTCACGTCACGCCGTCGCGGGACGAGGGTGGCTCGCCCCTGCCGAACCCTGCTGCGTGCGAGGCGCCGCGGCCGGAGCCTCGACGGATGCCGCGAGCGACACATCCTTCTTCGGCACCTCGATCGGGGGCCGCTCGGAGACCGGGCGGTCTTCGCTCGACAGCCAGAGCGGACGCTCGGGGAGCTTCTTGATCTCGGTGAAGATCTCGGCGATCTGGTTGTGGTCGAGGGTCTCCTCCTCGAGCAGAGCCAGCGCCAGCTTGTCGAGCAGGTCGCGGTTCGCGCTGATCACTTCGTAGGCCTCGTTGTGTGCCTGTTCGATGAGCGCCCGAACCTCCGCATCGACGCGCTCCGCGACGCTCTCCGAGTACTCGCGGCCACGGCCCATGTCACGCGCCACGAAGACGTCGCCGCCCTCGGAGCCGAGCTTGACCGGTCCGACCTTCGTGGTCATGCCGTATTCGATGACCATCTTGCGGGCGATCGAGGTCGCCTTCTCGATGTCGTTCGACGCACCGGTGGTCGGGTCGTGGAAGACGAGCTCCTCCGCGACGCGACCGCCCATGGCGTAGGTCAGCTGGTCCTGCAGCTCGTTGCGGGTCACGGAGTACTTGTCGTCGAGCGGCAGCACCATCGTGTAACCCAGGGCCTTGCCGCGCGGGAGGATGGTGATCTTCGTCACCGGGTCGGTGTAGTTCATCGCCGCCGCCGCGAGCGCGTGTCCGCCCTCGTGGTACGCCGTGATGAGCTTCTCCTTGTCGCGCATCACACGCGTGCGCCGCTGCGGGCCCGCGATCACGCGGTCGATGGCCTCGTCGAGAGCACGGTTGTCGACCAGCTGCGCGTTGGAGCGCGCGGTGAGCAGCGCG includes the following:
- a CDS encoding DUF3180 domain-containing protein, whose translation is MRRTSAGVLAVLALLAAGAGFLLDHLLTVTGRATFTPSLLLPVLLLLIAAAALGVSWPVRRSVRSGIRIDPFRALRAATLARSSSLLGAIMAGFGVGLLVFLLSRPIDPQVGSTVAMLALIGSAIILVIAALVAEQFCTLPKDPDDSEPRDRAPEPGGGR
- the folP gene encoding dihydropteroate synthase, translated to MTAIWGIVNVTPDSFSDGGRYLDVDRAVARGLQLRADGATVLDVGGESTRPGAERVDTEVEQQRVIPVIEQLAAAGVPVSIDTLNAATAVAAVRAGARIVNDVSGGLADPEMRAAVAESGADFAVGHWRGFSADMYANAEYRRVAREVAGELQERIGEAAASGIAPSRLIVDPGIGFAKAGAQNWDVLRGLDEIVALGPRVLIGTSRKRFLAETLRHGASGDVEVSEERRDLATAVTSALAARVGVWAVRVHDVASTRDALAIAHAWEG
- the folB gene encoding dihydroneopterin aldolase, giving the protein MDSLDEIVLTGLTVFGRHGVYEQEREEGQEFSIDLRLRLSLDQAAASDEVNDTVHYGELAEKVAAVVAGEPVNLIETLAERIAGVALDDRRVQNVTVTVHKPHAPIPLTFADVAVTVHRTQSPVGLEDITT
- a CDS encoding PH domain-containing protein, whose product is MTQNPETAPLNPAEGVDLDALDQGTYTQLRTARNEARLELDGTWHQISPRYVVSQVVQNVIFIAFVAAVAIVLNIVLEQDWVWIPAGVILLITVIALIILPRQAKAIGYMLRADDIVFRKGILWQRMIAVPYGRMQLVDITQGPLDRAFGISQLKMVTAAATTGVQIPGLTQGAAEALRDTLIEVAETRRTGL
- the folK gene encoding 2-amino-4-hydroxy-6-hydroxymethyldihydropteridine diphosphokinase, yielding MSRNLAIPLDHGNRSAGRPETRAVVALGANLGERHTTIRAAAERIARLPLVSDVRLSRLFDTVALRVDGPDPEAPTYVNAVALVTTRLAPAILLGMLHAIEDENGRERRERWGDRTLDLDLIAYGDVTSDEPNLQLPHPRASERLFVLEPWLDLDADAELPGHGRVADLAARLRARGDG